Proteins found in one Geomonas subterranea genomic segment:
- a CDS encoding ammonia-forming cytochrome c nitrite reductase subunit c552: MLKKNVAVTAAVVGAIALLSLPALTTAAKSKPVQVANDGRAKCYDCHDEVKALKEGSKHAKLSCKVCHDKLDAHMSDPEKNKPVTVIDQSLCGKCHKEQYESFFEVNYEASARKEKGTPTGRSPMQDKLLAGHGFTFEHAEPRGHAFMVIDQFAVDRFQGGRFQFKKGWQGVTSTGKTWDVLTDTGKKLPETAMAGNPTCIQCKTSDHLLKWKFMGDKDPKAKWDRTSNIVDVAKDTNNPLGCVHCHDPHGTQPRVVRDALIQAIEKDPKGNIFAKNGATDLKVIDFRGFRKIGIMQKTDSRMMCAQCHVEYNCNAGTQWSDAKPVKYDDLRTNHFPLKNSLQLLKHYQDLNFFDFKHAITGARLIKFQHPEAETYAGSVHDKAGVQCHQCHMPQQKAKNGKKFSTHGVIRPKNHVKEACLGCHPKDSVAKKSYEIDAAQNYVKGKMRKAEYWLGQLIDTYAAAQRLGVAPTVLDEARAKHEEAHVLWEYWTAENSDGFHNPELARESLAGSIAASKAGVKILNDAMTVAKKDEPKK; the protein is encoded by the coding sequence ATGCTCAAGAAGAATGTGGCTGTAACCGCAGCGGTTGTAGGTGCCATCGCGCTGCTGTCTCTCCCCGCCCTGACCACGGCGGCGAAGAGCAAGCCGGTGCAGGTCGCCAACGACGGCAGGGCCAAGTGCTACGACTGTCACGACGAGGTGAAGGCGCTCAAGGAAGGCTCGAAACACGCCAAGCTTTCCTGCAAGGTGTGCCACGACAAGCTGGACGCCCACATGAGCGACCCGGAAAAGAACAAGCCGGTCACCGTCATCGACCAGTCGCTGTGCGGCAAATGTCACAAGGAGCAGTACGAAAGCTTCTTCGAGGTGAACTACGAGGCGTCCGCCAGGAAGGAGAAGGGGACCCCCACCGGGCGCTCGCCGATGCAGGACAAGCTCCTGGCAGGCCACGGCTTCACCTTCGAGCACGCCGAGCCGCGCGGCCACGCCTTCATGGTCATCGACCAGTTCGCCGTGGACCGCTTCCAGGGGGGGCGCTTCCAGTTCAAGAAAGGGTGGCAGGGGGTCACCTCCACCGGCAAGACCTGGGACGTTCTGACCGACACCGGGAAGAAGCTCCCGGAAACCGCCATGGCCGGCAACCCGACCTGCATCCAGTGCAAGACCTCCGATCACCTGTTGAAATGGAAGTTCATGGGTGACAAGGATCCGAAGGCGAAGTGGGACCGCACCTCCAACATCGTGGATGTCGCCAAGGACACCAACAACCCGCTGGGGTGCGTGCACTGCCACGACCCGCACGGCACCCAGCCGCGCGTGGTGCGCGACGCGCTGATCCAGGCCATCGAGAAGGACCCCAAGGGCAACATCTTCGCCAAAAACGGCGCCACCGATCTGAAGGTGATCGACTTCCGCGGCTTCAGGAAGATCGGCATCATGCAGAAGACCGACTCCAGGATGATGTGCGCCCAGTGCCATGTCGAGTACAACTGCAACGCGGGCACCCAGTGGAGCGACGCAAAGCCGGTGAAGTACGACGACCTGCGCACCAACCACTTCCCGCTCAAGAACTCGCTGCAGCTTTTGAAGCACTACCAGGACCTGAACTTCTTCGACTTCAAGCACGCCATAACCGGCGCGCGCCTGATCAAGTTCCAGCACCCGGAAGCCGAGACCTACGCGGGGAGCGTCCACGACAAGGCGGGCGTTCAGTGCCACCAGTGCCACATGCCGCAGCAAAAAGCCAAGAACGGCAAGAAGTTCTCCACCCACGGCGTGATCCGTCCCAAGAACCACGTGAAAGAGGCGTGCCTTGGCTGCCACCCCAAAGACAGCGTGGCCAAGAAGAGCTACGAGATCGATGCCGCGCAGAACTACGTGAAGGGTAAGATGCGCAAGGCCGAGTACTGGCTCGGGCAGCTGATCGACACCTATGCCGCCGCCCAGCGGCTCGGTGTGGCCCCGACCGTCCTGGACGAGGCGCGCGCGAAGCACGAGGAGGCGCACGTCTTGTGGGAATACTGGACCGCCGAGAACTCCGACGGCTTCCATAACCCGGAACTCGCCCGCGAATCCCTTGCCGGCTCCATCGCCGCCTCCAAGGCGGGCGTCAAGATCCTCAACGACGCCATGACGGTAGCCAAGAAGGACGAGCCCAAGAAATAG
- a CDS encoding potassium channel family protein → MFVIVVGGGKVGAHLAGLLSRGGKEVRLIEERRELCAALSRELGDVRVLQGSGCDPQVLEQAGVREADAVAAVTGTDEANLVVAGLAHAEFRVRRVIARVNDPKNLWLFTPKLGVDVALNQADILSHLIAEEMSLGEMITLLKLRKGEYSLVEETVHPRSGAAGRSIMELPLPAESVIAAVIRGGRLIVPRGNLVLEAGDEVLALAHAREIPKLSALLGPPQGG, encoded by the coding sequence ATGTTCGTGATCGTCGTGGGTGGTGGCAAGGTGGGGGCGCACCTGGCGGGGCTTTTGTCCCGGGGGGGGAAAGAGGTGCGCCTGATCGAGGAGCGGCGCGAGCTCTGCGCGGCGCTCTCCCGCGAGCTCGGTGACGTGCGGGTGTTGCAGGGAAGCGGCTGCGATCCGCAGGTGCTGGAACAGGCTGGGGTGCGGGAGGCGGACGCGGTGGCGGCGGTGACCGGAACCGACGAGGCGAACCTGGTGGTGGCGGGGCTCGCGCACGCGGAGTTCCGGGTGCGGCGGGTGATCGCGCGGGTGAACGACCCGAAGAACCTCTGGCTGTTCACCCCGAAGCTCGGCGTGGACGTGGCGCTGAACCAGGCGGACATCCTCTCCCACCTGATCGCCGAGGAGATGTCGCTGGGCGAGATGATCACGCTTTTGAAGCTCAGGAAGGGGGAGTACTCGCTGGTGGAGGAGACGGTGCATCCCCGCTCGGGCGCTGCCGGGCGCTCCATCATGGAGCTACCGCTTCCCGCCGAGAGCGTCATCGCCGCGGTGATCCGGGGGGGGAGGCTGATCGTGCCGCGGGGGAACCTCGTGCTCGAGGCGGGGGACGAGGTGCTGGCGCTCGCGCACGCCCGGGAGATCCCGAAGCTGTCGGCGCTTTTGGGCCCCCCTCAGGGAGGCTAG
- a CDS encoding hybrid sensor histidine kinase/response regulator has product MEYGMFTYPVQDDHRSLYQELVQVNRTLEQKVQELNRAQQRLMEYRKVFECTRDLIYVFDRDYRYVMANEAYRECRKSRFPDLIGRTLPEVVGEETFARIKPHIDACLAGSELSFEDSHDYLDKGMRDLLVTFSPVYDGDRVERVACLIKDVSERKLLEEQLRQSQKMEAIGTLAGGIAHDFNNILTVIAGYASLIQINGEESEAAAMAGEIVLSVERAAEMTRSLLAFSRKQEVHLDTVDLNLVVAELHKSLTRLISEEVELVVRVAGEELYCLVDRGQLEQVLINLAVNARDAMPRGGVLAISTGVAEPEGEGMPAGRCAVITVSDNGTGMETEVQERVFEPFFTTKDVGKGTGLGLSSSYGIIKKHNGTIRMQSEPGAGTSFSIYLPLSVERPAGERRDAEERPGAGSGTVLLVEDEETVRNMTRLLLERHGYRVLTACNGQEALELFRQDPGSVQLLLSDVIMPRMNGRELCEQVRQLAPGVPVIFMSGYPADVMSEKGICGGGAYLQKPVKPEELLGTLRQALST; this is encoded by the coding sequence ATGGAATACGGGATGTTCACCTATCCGGTGCAGGATGACCACCGGTCGCTGTACCAGGAACTGGTGCAGGTGAACCGGACCCTCGAACAGAAGGTGCAGGAGCTGAACCGGGCGCAGCAACGGCTCATGGAGTACCGCAAGGTCTTCGAATGCACCCGCGACCTCATCTACGTCTTCGATCGCGACTACCGCTACGTCATGGCCAACGAAGCCTATCGCGAGTGCCGCAAAAGCCGGTTCCCGGACCTGATCGGCCGCACCCTCCCGGAGGTGGTCGGTGAGGAGACCTTCGCCCGGATCAAGCCGCACATAGACGCCTGCCTCGCCGGCAGCGAGCTGAGCTTCGAGGACAGCCACGACTACCTCGACAAGGGGATGCGCGACCTGCTGGTCACCTTCTCCCCCGTCTACGACGGCGACCGCGTGGAGCGGGTGGCCTGCCTGATCAAGGACGTGAGCGAGCGCAAGCTCCTGGAGGAGCAGCTGCGTCAGTCGCAGAAGATGGAGGCGATCGGCACCCTCGCCGGGGGGATCGCCCACGACTTCAACAACATCCTCACCGTGATAGCCGGCTACGCCTCGCTGATCCAGATCAACGGCGAGGAGAGCGAAGCCGCCGCCATGGCCGGGGAAATCGTCCTGTCGGTGGAACGCGCGGCGGAGATGACCAGGAGCCTTCTGGCTTTCAGCAGGAAACAGGAGGTACACCTCGACACGGTGGACCTGAACCTGGTGGTCGCGGAGTTGCACAAGAGCCTGACCCGGCTCATCAGCGAGGAGGTGGAGCTCGTGGTGCGGGTCGCCGGGGAGGAGCTCTACTGCCTCGTCGACCGGGGGCAGCTGGAGCAGGTGCTGATCAACCTGGCCGTTAACGCCCGGGACGCCATGCCCCGGGGAGGGGTCCTCGCCATCTCCACCGGCGTCGCGGAGCCGGAGGGGGAGGGGATGCCCGCCGGACGCTGCGCCGTGATCACCGTCTCCGACAACGGGACGGGGATGGAGACGGAGGTCCAGGAGCGGGTCTTCGAGCCGTTCTTCACCACCAAGGATGTGGGGAAGGGGACCGGGCTCGGGCTCTCCTCGAGCTACGGCATCATCAAAAAGCACAACGGGACCATCCGGATGCAGAGCGAGCCGGGTGCCGGCACGAGCTTCAGCATCTACCTTCCCCTCTCCGTGGAGCGCCCGGCCGGGGAGCGCCGGGACGCGGAGGAGCGCCCCGGCGCCGGCAGCGGCACGGTGCTCCTCGTCGAGGACGAGGAGACGGTGCGCAACATGACCCGGCTGCTCCTGGAACGGCACGGCTACCGGGTGCTCACCGCGTGCAACGGCCAGGAGGCCCTGGAGCTGTTCAGGCAGGACCCGGGGAGCGTGCAGCTCCTTTTGAGCGACGTGATCATGCCGCGCATGAACGGCAGGGAGCTCTGCGAACAGGTGCGCCAGCTGGCGCCGGGTGTTCCCGTCATTTTCATGAGCGGTTATCCCGCCGACGTCATGTCCGAGAAGGGGATCTGCGGCGGCGGCGCCTACCTGCAGAAGCCGGTCAAGCCGGAAGAACTCCTGGGGACGCTGCGGCAGGCCCTGAGCACATGA
- the pnpS gene encoding two-component system histidine kinase PnpS has translation MRGSFRWKLMGSYLALVLFLGAGLYLYLSGSLQRSMTRDTRAHLEDQARVAALMALKEIGDLDRDAPALTASLARAIRSRVTVIAGDGRVVADSGVEAVQVSRLENHGHRPEVIAAFREGIGSAVRYSATLHTDMLYVAASFGNKGVIRLALPLSELEAAKERLRKSLGATLAVAVLASLLFSYFLSNINSRKLTKLAAGANRIGRGEFGTRIAVRGHDELGELARVMNEMSGRIRQQLEQISSEKGRLDAILEGMGEGVMVTDREATVTLVNPAFCSLFDTGPQVAGRPLLEISRHPDLHAACREVLSARTERHQEISLPGGRETLVHWVPLLEEGELAGAVAVFHDITALKRVERIRRDFVANVSHELRTPVTVIKGYAETLLSGLLAQDPQRGERFLQIILNHAERLSGLVRDLLTLSELESGEVGVKPERIAVADAARRALLLVAQRGEEKGVALGYDDAGGELRVQADRARLDQVLINLLDNAIKYSEAGGRVELSARREGEMVRISVRDGGIGIPEKDLPRLFERFYRVDEARSRDNGGTGLGLSIVKHIVQAHGGTVRVESEQGKGSVFSFTMPAA, from the coding sequence ATGAGGGGAAGCTTCCGCTGGAAGCTGATGGGGTCCTACCTGGCCCTGGTGCTCTTTCTGGGCGCCGGGCTCTACCTCTACCTCTCCGGGAGCCTGCAGCGCTCCATGACGAGGGACACCCGCGCACATCTGGAGGACCAGGCGCGGGTGGCCGCGTTGATGGCGCTCAAGGAGATCGGCGACCTCGACCGTGACGCGCCGGCCCTGACCGCGTCGCTGGCACGCGCCATCCGCTCCCGGGTCACGGTGATCGCCGGGGACGGGCGGGTGGTGGCGGATTCCGGGGTCGAAGCCGTCCAGGTGTCCAGGCTGGAGAACCACGGCCACCGCCCCGAGGTGATCGCCGCCTTCCGGGAAGGGATCGGCAGCGCGGTCCGTTACTCGGCGACCCTGCACACCGACATGCTCTACGTGGCGGCGTCCTTTGGCAACAAGGGGGTGATCCGCCTGGCGCTGCCGCTCTCCGAGCTGGAGGCGGCCAAAGAGCGCCTGAGAAAGAGCCTGGGCGCGACCCTGGCGGTGGCGGTGCTCGCTTCACTGCTTTTTTCCTACTTCCTCTCCAACATCAACTCGAGAAAGCTGACCAAACTCGCAGCCGGCGCCAACCGGATCGGGCGCGGCGAGTTCGGCACCCGGATCGCCGTCCGCGGTCACGACGAGCTGGGGGAACTCGCGCGGGTCATGAACGAGATGTCCGGCCGGATCAGGCAGCAGCTGGAGCAGATCTCGTCCGAGAAGGGGCGCCTGGACGCCATCCTGGAAGGTATGGGGGAAGGGGTGATGGTGACCGACCGCGAGGCGACGGTCACCCTGGTGAACCCCGCGTTCTGCTCCCTCTTCGACACGGGGCCGCAGGTGGCGGGGCGACCGCTTCTGGAGATCAGCCGGCACCCGGACCTGCACGCCGCCTGCCGTGAGGTGCTCTCCGCGCGCACCGAGCGGCACCAGGAGATTTCCCTTCCCGGCGGGAGGGAGACGCTGGTGCACTGGGTTCCGCTTCTGGAGGAGGGGGAGCTGGCGGGAGCGGTCGCGGTGTTCCACGACATCACCGCCCTGAAGCGGGTGGAGCGGATCCGCCGCGACTTCGTGGCCAACGTCTCGCACGAGCTGAGGACGCCGGTCACGGTGATCAAGGGGTACGCCGAGACCCTCCTCTCCGGCCTCCTGGCGCAGGACCCCCAGCGGGGAGAGCGCTTCCTGCAGATCATCCTGAACCACGCCGAGCGCCTCTCGGGTCTCGTGCGCGACCTTTTGACCCTCTCCGAGCTGGAGAGCGGCGAGGTGGGGGTGAAGCCCGAGCGGATCGCGGTGGCGGACGCTGCGCGGCGCGCCCTCCTCCTCGTGGCCCAGCGCGGCGAGGAAAAGGGGGTGGCGCTCGGCTACGACGACGCGGGGGGGGAGCTGCGGGTGCAGGCGGACCGCGCCCGGCTGGACCAGGTTCTCATCAACCTTTTGGACAACGCCATCAAGTACAGCGAGGCGGGGGGGAGGGTGGAGCTTTCCGCCCGCCGCGAGGGGGAGATGGTGCGCATCTCGGTGCGCGACGGCGGCATCGGCATCCCGGAGAAGGACCTGCCGCGTCTCTTCGAGCGCTTTTACCGCGTGGACGAGGCGCGAAGCCGCGACAACGGCGGCACCGGCCTCGGGCTCTCCATCGTGAAGCACATCGTGCAGGCCCACGGCGGGACGGTGCGGGTGGAGAGCGAACAGGGAAAGGGCTCCGTCTTCTCCTTCACCATGCCGGCCGCCTGA
- a CDS encoding DUF1294 domain-containing protein: MGYAEAREHRTHSSYLWGPAFLLLLCALVRLARLPVPILYIYLLSSLTAFTLYAVDKRAAVRGGRRIRERTLHLAGLFGGWPGAVLAQRVLHHKSQKRSFQLVFRLTVLANAGALALYVWGRPGG, translated from the coding sequence ATGGGATACGCCGAGGCAAGAGAGCACCGCACGCACAGCTCCTACCTGTGGGGCCCCGCCTTTTTGCTGCTGCTCTGCGCGCTGGTCCGGCTGGCGCGCCTCCCGGTACCCATTCTCTACATCTACCTGCTGTCGAGCCTCACGGCCTTCACCCTCTACGCCGTCGACAAGCGCGCCGCCGTGCGGGGCGGGCGCAGGATCCGAGAGCGCACCCTGCACCTGGCCGGTCTCTTCGGAGGGTGGCCCGGGGCGGTCCTCGCGCAACGCGTGCTGCACCACAAGTCGCAAAAGAGGTCCTTCCAGCTCGTGTTCCGGCTCACCGTGCTCGCCAACGCCGGGGCGCTCGCCCTCTACGTCTGGGGGCGGCCGGGAGGGTGA
- a CDS encoding response regulator has translation MPTVLVIEDERDLAELVAFHLEQEGYHCLIAADGNSGLSEARRHKPDLILLDLMLPGMMGTEVCRLLKGGEQTSSIPVIMLTAKGEEIDRVVGFEMGADDYVVKPFSTRELMLRVRAVLRRGGDQAPRPAQLALGSLRIDTEGHRVEVDGEEVQLTSTEFKLLMNLAERLGRVQSREVLLQNVWGYTYLGDTRTVDTHMTRLRTKLGAAGDMIKTVRGFGYKLEEA, from the coding sequence ATGCCGACGGTACTGGTGATAGAGGACGAGAGGGATCTGGCCGAACTGGTGGCTTTCCACCTGGAGCAGGAGGGGTACCACTGCCTGATCGCCGCGGACGGCAACTCGGGGTTGAGCGAGGCGCGCCGCCATAAACCCGACCTGATCCTGCTCGACCTGATGCTGCCGGGGATGATGGGAACCGAGGTCTGCCGCCTGCTCAAGGGGGGGGAGCAGACCAGCTCCATCCCCGTGATCATGCTCACCGCCAAAGGGGAGGAGATCGACCGGGTGGTCGGCTTCGAGATGGGGGCCGACGACTACGTGGTGAAACCGTTCTCGACCCGGGAGCTGATGCTGAGGGTGCGCGCCGTGCTGCGCCGCGGCGGAGACCAGGCGCCCAGGCCGGCGCAGCTCGCGCTCGGTTCCCTGCGCATCGACACCGAGGGGCACCGCGTGGAGGTGGATGGCGAGGAGGTGCAGCTCACCTCCACCGAGTTCAAGCTCCTGATGAACCTGGCCGAGCGGCTGGGGAGGGTGCAAAGCCGCGAGGTCCTTTTGCAGAACGTCTGGGGCTACACCTACCTGGGAGACACCCGCACCGTCGATACGCACATGACCCGCCTGCGCACCAAGCTCGGGGCGGCCGGCGACATGATCAAGACCGTGCGCGGCTTCGGCTACAAGCTGGAGGAGGCATGA
- a CDS encoding cation-translocating P-type ATPase translates to MNGAHDKLPENLPWHELPVPELFAALRTSAAGLSSQEAAARLARYGPNTIRAAAAKPLYLKLLANFTHLMALLLWAGGVMAYLGGMPQLAFAIWAVIFINAAFSFWQEHRAEQAVEALKRLLPAQATVLRDGEERQIPAAELVPGDLVRVNQGDRISADARLVEEWDLRVDQSTLSGEAHPARKTADPLTGQPLSRTELPNLVFAGTSAVAGTGSAVVCATGMSTEFGRIAHLATATSDTPSPLQVEIDRMTRVVTALALAVGTLFFVLSVAVLGRELHTCFIFAVGMVVAFVPEGLLPTVSLSLAMAVQRMATRNALVKKLSSVEALGCCTVICTDKTGTLTQNEMTVRELWVDAAVQEVSGVGYAPRGEIGRGGAPSAGLKRLLTAAALCSDARLVEPKGTSEPWCIIGDPTEGALIVVARKGGIDPEAQGALLPRLRELPFDSVRKRMTSVHREGEGETAFVKGAPAEVAALCSSLARDGAKLPLEPPLLREVLGQVDAYARQGYRVLAVAERSLPGDLTDYTAQSVERELTLLGLVAMNDPPRPEVASAVQKCHSAGIRVVMVTGDYGLTAESVARRIGVLGRDDTCRLVSGAELDAMDQAALDRVLAGEVIFARVSPEHKLRVVSALQQRGEIVAVTGDGVNDAPALKKADIGVAMGLSGADVAKEAADMILLDDNFASIVSTIEEGRAVYSNIRKFVTYIFTSNMVEAWPFILQITLNVPLALTVMQVLAIDLGADLLPALALGTEPPEPGIMERPPRPRSERLVNRALLLRALVWLGSLMALFCFTGFFLLYGSYGYSDLSHLPRLDLVPYQERLASPDGRVYVLAGTMFFAGVIGAQAGNAYCCRSERFSVFRIGLFGNRFLLAGIAFQLLFCLALVYLPPLQRLFEVTALPLRFWGVIACYPLFLFLAEEGRKWWLRSREARRAVEGGSGGAT, encoded by the coding sequence ATGAACGGCGCTCACGACAAGCTTCCCGAAAACCTCCCCTGGCACGAGCTCCCGGTGCCGGAGCTTTTCGCCGCCCTGCGCACTTCCGCCGCCGGGCTCTCCTCGCAGGAGGCCGCGGCGAGGCTCGCGCGCTACGGCCCCAACACGATCCGCGCCGCCGCGGCAAAACCCCTCTACCTGAAACTTCTGGCCAATTTCACCCATCTGATGGCGCTGCTTCTTTGGGCCGGCGGCGTCATGGCCTACCTGGGGGGCATGCCGCAGCTCGCCTTTGCCATCTGGGCAGTGATCTTCATCAACGCGGCATTCTCGTTCTGGCAGGAGCACCGTGCCGAGCAGGCGGTGGAGGCGTTGAAAAGACTCCTGCCGGCCCAGGCGACCGTACTGCGTGACGGTGAGGAACGCCAGATACCGGCGGCGGAGCTGGTCCCGGGGGACCTGGTACGGGTGAACCAGGGGGACCGCATCTCGGCCGACGCGAGGCTGGTCGAGGAGTGGGACCTGCGCGTAGACCAGTCCACCCTCTCGGGCGAGGCACATCCCGCCAGGAAGACCGCGGACCCGCTTACCGGGCAGCCCCTTTCCCGCACCGAACTCCCCAACCTGGTCTTCGCCGGCACCTCCGCCGTCGCCGGGACCGGTAGCGCCGTGGTATGCGCCACCGGGATGAGCACCGAGTTCGGCCGCATCGCCCACCTCGCCACCGCGACCTCGGATACCCCCTCGCCACTGCAGGTCGAGATCGACCGCATGACCCGCGTGGTCACCGCGCTGGCACTTGCCGTCGGCACGCTCTTCTTCGTGCTCTCGGTCGCGGTGCTGGGGCGCGAGCTGCACACCTGCTTCATCTTCGCGGTCGGCATGGTGGTCGCTTTCGTGCCGGAAGGGCTCCTCCCCACGGTCTCACTTTCCCTGGCCATGGCCGTTCAGCGCATGGCCACGCGCAATGCCCTGGTGAAGAAGCTCTCCTCCGTCGAGGCCCTTGGCTGCTGCACCGTGATCTGCACCGACAAGACCGGGACCCTGACCCAGAACGAGATGACCGTACGGGAACTCTGGGTGGACGCCGCGGTGCAGGAGGTCTCCGGGGTGGGGTACGCCCCGCGGGGGGAGATCGGCCGGGGCGGCGCCCCCTCCGCAGGCCTCAAGCGCCTGCTCACCGCCGCGGCCCTTTGCAGCGACGCGCGCCTTGTCGAGCCGAAGGGGACGTCGGAGCCCTGGTGCATCATCGGCGATCCCACCGAGGGGGCCCTCATCGTCGTCGCCCGCAAGGGAGGGATCGATCCCGAGGCGCAAGGGGCGCTACTCCCCCGGCTGCGCGAGCTTCCGTTTGATTCCGTGCGCAAGAGGATGACCAGCGTGCACCGCGAGGGGGAGGGGGAGACCGCCTTCGTGAAGGGGGCGCCGGCCGAGGTGGCGGCCCTTTGCAGTTCGTTGGCCCGGGACGGGGCAAAGCTCCCCCTGGAGCCTCCCCTGTTGCGGGAGGTGCTCGGGCAGGTGGACGCTTACGCACGCCAGGGGTACCGCGTGCTGGCCGTCGCCGAACGGAGCCTGCCGGGGGACCTCACGGATTACACGGCGCAGAGCGTGGAGAGGGAGCTCACCTTGCTGGGGCTGGTCGCCATGAACGATCCTCCCCGCCCCGAGGTGGCCAGCGCGGTGCAGAAGTGCCACAGCGCCGGGATCAGGGTCGTGATGGTGACCGGCGACTACGGCCTTACCGCGGAGAGCGTGGCGCGGCGCATCGGCGTGCTCGGGCGGGACGACACCTGCCGGCTGGTGAGCGGTGCCGAGCTGGACGCCATGGACCAGGCCGCCCTGGACCGGGTCCTCGCCGGGGAGGTGATCTTCGCCCGCGTCTCCCCCGAGCACAAGCTGCGCGTGGTGAGCGCGCTGCAGCAAAGGGGGGAGATCGTGGCGGTTACCGGCGACGGTGTCAACGATGCCCCGGCCCTCAAGAAGGCGGACATCGGCGTCGCCATGGGGCTTTCCGGGGCGGACGTCGCCAAGGAGGCGGCCGACATGATCCTCCTCGACGACAACTTCGCCTCCATCGTCAGTACCATCGAGGAAGGGCGCGCCGTCTACTCCAACATCAGGAAGTTCGTCACCTACATCTTCACCAGCAACATGGTCGAGGCCTGGCCCTTCATCCTGCAGATCACGCTCAACGTGCCCCTGGCCCTCACCGTGATGCAGGTGCTCGCCATCGACCTCGGGGCCGATCTCCTCCCGGCCCTCGCCCTCGGCACGGAGCCCCCGGAGCCGGGGATCATGGAGCGGCCGCCGCGCCCTCGCAGCGAGAGGCTGGTGAACCGGGCGCTTTTGCTGCGGGCCCTCGTCTGGCTCGGGTCGCTGATGGCCCTGTTCTGCTTCACCGGCTTCTTCCTGCTGTACGGGAGCTACGGCTATAGCGATCTGAGTCACCTGCCGCGTCTGGATCTCGTCCCCTACCAGGAGCGCCTCGCCTCCCCCGACGGCAGGGTCTACGTGCTGGCCGGCACCATGTTCTTCGCCGGGGTGATCGGGGCGCAGGCGGGAAACGCCTACTGCTGTCGCAGCGAGCGGTTCTCCGTGTTCCGCATCGGCCTGTTCGGCAACCGTTTCCTGCTGGCGGGGATCGCGTTCCAGCTTCTATTCTGCCTCGCCCTGGTCTACCTCCCCCCGCTGCAGCGCCTCTTCGAGGTGACGGCGCTTCCCCTCCGCTTCTGGGGGGTGATCGCCTGTTATCCCCTGTTCCTCTTCCTCGCCGAGGAGGGGCGCAAATGGTGGCTACGGAGCAGGGAAGCGAGGCGTGCGGTCGAGGGGGGATCTGGAGGTGCAACATGA
- a CDS encoding potassium channel family protein, producing the protein MRIIVIGCGRLGGALAGALSRRGMEVAVVDRDEAAFGRLPPSFAGIKVAGMGFDREVLVRAGIESADALAALTASDEVNAVSARAARLVFKVPRVVARLYDPGKAEAYRRLGIPTISHVTWGVGRIIELLCYSPLEQVQSLGGGEVELVQVELPPLLAGRSVGELTLVGEIMVVAVTRQGRTLIPTPGTLFQHGDLVHLALLTSSSQRLKHLLGLP; encoded by the coding sequence ATGAGGATAATAGTGATCGGTTGCGGCAGGCTTGGGGGCGCGCTCGCCGGGGCGCTCTCCCGGCGCGGCATGGAGGTGGCGGTGGTGGACCGGGACGAAGCGGCCTTCGGGCGGCTCCCCCCCTCCTTTGCCGGGATCAAGGTGGCGGGGATGGGGTTCGACCGGGAGGTGCTGGTGCGCGCCGGGATAGAGAGCGCGGACGCCCTGGCGGCCCTCACCGCGAGCGACGAGGTGAACGCGGTGAGCGCGCGGGCGGCGCGGCTCGTGTTCAAGGTGCCACGGGTGGTGGCGAGGCTCTACGACCCGGGGAAGGCCGAGGCGTACCGGCGCCTGGGGATCCCCACCATCTCGCACGTCACCTGGGGGGTCGGGCGCATCATCGAGCTTTTGTGCTACTCGCCGCTGGAGCAGGTGCAAAGCCTGGGAGGGGGGGAGGTGGAGCTGGTGCAGGTCGAGCTTCCGCCGCTTCTGGCCGGCCGCAGCGTCGGCGAGCTGACCCTCGTTGGGGAGATCATGGTGGTCGCCGTCACCCGGCAGGGAAGGACGCTCATCCCGACGCCGGGAACCCTGTTCCAGCACGGGGACCTGGTGCACCTGGCCCTGCTCACCTCGTCGTCGCAAAGGCTCAAGCACCTGCTCGGCCTGCCATAA
- a CDS encoding PilZ domain-containing protein, with protein sequence MTESRQFYRAPSSKKVELVHHGESLAGVLENISFNGALLHLCHPPGLSGGTGCLLRIHLDPDPEPRPPLQIWTEVVHGANELLGVKFVDHDVDGSGCIALLMELMREEPDQEQDDLDRVRGYLADYCNTP encoded by the coding sequence ATGACAGAGTCGCGACAGTTTTATCGGGCACCATCATCGAAAAAGGTGGAACTGGTGCACCACGGTGAGTCCCTCGCCGGCGTGCTGGAGAACATCTCGTTCAACGGCGCCCTGCTCCACCTGTGCCATCCTCCCGGACTCAGCGGCGGAACCGGCTGCCTGCTGCGCATCCACCTCGACCCCGACCCAGAGCCCCGCCCTCCCCTGCAGATCTGGACCGAGGTGGTGCACGGCGCCAACGAGCTGCTCGGCGTGAAATTCGTGGACCATGACGTGGACGGCAGCGGCTGCATCGCCCTCCTCATGGAGCTGATGCGGGAAGAACCGGACCAGGAGCAGGACGACCTGGACCGCGTCCGCGGCTACCTGGCCGACTACTGCAACACCCCCTGA